AGACGCTCAACCAAGGGCCGCGGAATCGGGACCGCACCCGGCTGGTCGCCGGGTTCGTTCATCAACTGGGCAATCCGATCGACTTCATGCTTGAAGGGCTGCGGAAAGGGAGTCTCGACCGGCGATCGGGTTTCACCGGCCACTCGCAGCAATGCCGCTTTCACTTCGTCCAATCCGCGGCGTTTGTTGGCCTGCGTTTCGACGACGGGCACTCCTAGCCGCTTGCCGAGTTGAGCAACGTCGATCGCAATGCCGCGCTGTCGCGCCACGTCGGTCATGTTCAAGGCCAATACGGTCGGCAAGCCGAGCTCCAGCACTTGGCTGACCAGATAGAGGTTGCGTTCCAGATTGCTGGCATCGACGATGCACAGCACGGCGTCGATCGGCGGAGCATCGTCCTGACGGCCCAGCAGCACGTCGACGGCCACCATTTCGTCGGGCGAACGAGGCGCCAGGCTGTACGTGCCGGGCAGATCGACGAGCGCTACCGCACGTCCGTCGCACTCCATATAGCCGATCTTCTTCTCGACCGTCACGCCCGGATAGTTGCCCACTCGCTGCCGCACGCCCGCCAAGGCCCCGAACAGCGTGGATTTGCCCGTATTGGGATTTCCCAGGAGTGCGACGGCGAGTGTCTGAGAGCGGGTGGCGGTCGACATGGGCTATTAGAGCGGCTCGACTTCGACGCGTGCTGCCTCGCTTTTGCGAACACTGAGGCGGTAGCCCCGCACTTCGAGTTCGAGCGGATCGCCCAGCGGGGCTTGCCCGACCACCAACACCTCGACGCCCGGCGTGAGACCCATTTCCAGCAACCGCATGCTCACGTCGTCGCCACCGGCGATCTGAATGACGCGCGCCCGCTTGCCCACGGCGAGTTTTGCCAGCGGGGTCACACGGCGGCCCCCGGCTTGACCAGCACGCTGAGCAGTTCGTCGGCCCGAAAACCGAGCTTCTGGCAACCGAGTCTCAGGATGCAGGGGCTACCCGGCTGGACCATCTCGATCGGTGCGCCATTGCGCAATCCCATTTCGTTCAAGCGATGCACGTGATCGGCACAGCCCAGCACGGCGGCGACGATGGCGGTGGCTCCGGCGCCAAGTTGGCAAAGCGGCACAAGATCGCAAAGCGTGTCGTTCACTGAGGGCCTTACTCTGGTAGATTTGACGTTGCGGGCGGGTTTTTCAATAGGCGGGCGAATTTGGCCTGGCGGCTAATTGCGACAGCGTCTCAAACTCAACAACGATTCTAATGACTGTTCGTCGGCTTGGCAACAGTCGCGGCTGAAGTTTTTTGAGGGCGGAGGCGCCGCAGGCGGAGAAGGCGTGGGGTGCGAGTGTTCTTACCAGCGAAAAGAGGCTATTATGGCGAAATGGGTACAAATGGGTACCGACCAGACCCGGCAGCCAAGCAACGGGCGGCGGCTTTTTCGGCCAGATGGGTATGGGTGGCATGGGCATGGCGATGCCAGCCCCCCCGCGAGCCGATCACCGATTGGAGCGACTTTGTCATCGTCGGTCACTCGCTGTGGGCGCTTCTTCTCGCAGTTGCCGGGGGCATGTTCGCATCTTGGTGTCAGCGAACTGGGAGACCGGATAGAGGCAAGGGGGCATAAATGGCCCTTGGCCGTGGCGCGTGGCTCCTCACGGCGTGTCGAGAATCTCTTGCCAGTTATTGGCTTCGATCGCCCGGCGGAGCATCCGCTTCAGGCGGCCGAGATCGGTGACGCTCGCCAAATCGGCCCGAACGGTCTCGTCGCATGGGCCAAGCCGGGCCTCGCCAACCACCACAACACTTTCCCGTGTGGCTTTTGTCTGCCCTTTCTCGTCCCCTCGTTCCGTAACGTTTGACAACCGGGGCGCCGGAGATTAAGGTCACAGGTTGTTGCACCTTCGATCAACTCGGCCGGAAGCTGTTTCCGGCCGGTTGCCAGGTTCCCACCCTTGCCTGGACGCATCAAGGCCGCAACTTCCCGCCGCGCCGCCCCCAGCCGCGACGCACGATTGAATCACGCCTAACCGAAATAAAGGACCAAGCTGCAATGAAGCAGTCTCTGTTGCCAGCCTTGGTAATTACCGCCTGCCTTGCCGGAACGCTTTTGGCCCAGCCTCCGGTCGTCAGCTACCCTGCGCCCGCGGCCGTGGTGCCCGGTGCGTCAACCGACCTGACCCTTTTCGGCACGAACATGGCCGGGCCGACCGCGCTGTGGACCAATCTCCCTTCAGCCAAGATCGAACTCGCACCGGGCATCGAAGGCAACGGTACAAAAGCCGATCAGGTCGTCTATCGCTGCACGCTGGCGGCGGAAGCGCCCGTGGGCGTCTACGCCTTCCGTTTGGCCACGGGCAAAGGCGTCTCGAACACTCGCCTGCTGATGGTCGACGACCTCGCTAGCGTGGCCGACAACGGCAACAACAAGTCGTTGGCAACCGCCCAGCCGCTCACGTTTCCCACCGCGGTCGATGGAGCCGCCGAGGCCGAGAGCTATGACTTTTACAAGCTGACGGTGCCTTCGGGCCAGCGGATCAGCGTCGAGGTTGTGGCACGGCGTCTAGGTTCGGCACTCGATCCCGTGGTTCGCCTGCTCGACGCCGCCGGCCGTGAACTGGCCTACAGCGACGATGAGCCGGGCATCGGCGCCGATTGCCGCTTTGTCTATCAGGCGCCCACGGCTGGCGACTACTATCTGGAACTGCGAGACATTCGCTATCAAGGCAGCCCGAACCATCGCTATCGCCTGCGGATCGGCAACTTTCCGCTGGTGAACACGCCGTTCCCCTTGGCGGGCCAGAAAGGAACCTCGCCCAAACTGACCGCGGCGGGGCCGTCGAGCGACGAAGTATCGCCGCTGAGTATTGCGGTTCCGTTTGATGTGGCCAGCGGGCGGCTGCCGATGGCCATCAAGTATGCCCAAGGCCAAGGCTCGGCCGGCCTATCGCTGATCGCCTCCGGCGGGCCGGAGCAGGTCGAGTTCGAACCGAACGACGCGCCCGAAAATGCCACCGCGGTCGCTCTGCCTTTTTCGATCAACGGCCGCTTCGAGACACCCAAGGACCGCGACTGGTTCGAGTTTCCAGCCAAGAAGGGGCAACGCTTCTTGTTCACGGGGCGCACGCGCAGCATCGGCTCGCCGACCGATCTGTTCATGCGGATTTATAACGCGGCCGGGGGCGTGCTGGTCGAAGCCGAAGATTCCGGCATGGACGAGGGCGTACTGAATTTCACGTTCCCAGAAGACGCCAACTATCGGCTGATGGTCGAAGATTTGCTCCACCGGGGCGGGCCCGATCAGGTGTATCGAATCGACATCACGCCTTATCAGCCGGGCTTCTCGTTGGCCGTCGATGCCGAAAAGTACGACGTGCCTAAAGGCGGCGTGTTCGTGACCAAAGTCACAGCGGTGCGCCGCGACTACAACGGGCCCATTACGCTAACCATCGACGGCATCGCAGGGACGGCCGTCGCCAACAATGTCATCCCCGAAGGCAAGAACGAAACGACGATCAGCGTGACTGTGCCGCCGAACTTGGAGAGCGGCCAGCTTCATCCGATTCGCGTCATCGGGCAGGCGAAAGTCGGCGAGAATGAATTCCGCACGGCGGCCAGTACGCTGGTGCCGTTGCGGACACAACTCAACGGCCTGCCTTACCCGCCGTCGGAACTCGATGGTTCGATCGGTCTGGGCATTGGCCCGGTGTTCGCCGAGTTCTTCCAGCTTTCGGTCGAGCCTTCGCCCGTGGTCTTTGCGCAGGTGGCCGCCGCGGCCACGCTGACCGTCAAGACGACCAAGGCGAATGGCTTCGACGACAATATCACGTTGGCGGTCGACGGCTTGCCGCCCGGCGTTACGGCCACGGCCGCGCCGATTCCCAAGGGTCAGGCACAGGTGGCTATTCCGTTGA
The genomic region above belongs to Pirellulales bacterium and contains:
- a CDS encoding ferrous iron transport protein A — translated: MTPLAKLAVGKRARVIQIAGGDDVSMRLLEMGLTPGVEVLVVGQAPLGDPLELEVRGYRLSVRKSEAARVEVEPL
- a CDS encoding FeoA family protein, whose translation is MNDTLCDLVPLCQLGAGATAIVAAVLGCADHVHRLNEMGLRNGAPIEMVQPGSPCILRLGCQKLGFRADELLSVLVKPGAAV
- a CDS encoding PPC domain-containing protein, whose amino-acid sequence is MKQSLLPALVITACLAGTLLAQPPVVSYPAPAAVVPGASTDLTLFGTNMAGPTALWTNLPSAKIELAPGIEGNGTKADQVVYRCTLAAEAPVGVYAFRLATGKGVSNTRLLMVDDLASVADNGNNKSLATAQPLTFPTAVDGAAEAESYDFYKLTVPSGQRISVEVVARRLGSALDPVVRLLDAAGRELAYSDDEPGIGADCRFVYQAPTAGDYYLELRDIRYQGSPNHRYRLRIGNFPLVNTPFPLAGQKGTSPKLTAAGPSSDEVSPLSIAVPFDVASGRLPMAIKYAQGQGSAGLSLIASGGPEQVEFEPNDAPENATAVALPFSINGRFETPKDRDWFEFPAKKGQRFLFTGRTRSIGSPTDLFMRIYNAAGGVLVEAEDSGMDEGVLNFTFPEDANYRLMVEDLLHRGGPDQVYRIDITPYQPGFSLAVDAEKYDVPKGGVFVTKVTAVRRDYNGPITLTIDGIAGTAVANNVIPEGKNETTISVTVPPNLESGQLHPIRVIGQAKVGENEFRTAASTLVPLRTQLNGLPYPPSELDGSIGLGIGPVFAEFFQLSVEPSPVVFAQVAAAATLTVKTTKANGFDDNITLAVDGLPPGVTATAAPIPKGQAQVAIPLTGPGALAEGDYKFRIVGSATFQNQPRQVVLGDVVLRVVKPFEVSVSPAGPMNRGAAQKIKFSVARTAATGPVAIRLKHIPAGLNMPAEITIPEGQTEVQIDVTAAADMPLGECKVVAVATSKVKDKLVAVESAPVVLQVAMP